From the genome of Winogradskyella forsetii, one region includes:
- a CDS encoding TonB-dependent receptor has protein sequence MKSSILKVQSDNLLSLSRFSFAFLNNIAETKILFNNLSKKRKQRLTISIFLLSLCSAFGQEKQQDSTKVEKLDEVLVKAVRVDAKSPITHSNVSKEELAKRNLGQDIPVLLNYLPSVVTTTDAGAGVGYTGIRVRGVSSQSTNVTINGIPYNDAESLGTFWVNLGDFASSVESLQLQRGVGTSTNGSGAFGASINVLTDAVSKDASGEISNSFGSFNTRKHTVKFSTGQIYSDAERSRSIEIAGRLSNITSDGYIDRASADLKSYFLQGSYIDDNTLIKAITFGGSEVTYQAWNGFDPDYISALGANPNIDENRQFNVSGAYFDDNDVLKFYDNEVDNYSQDHYQLHWNQRYDNQWSTTLSFNYTKGQGYFEQYREDEDFGDYGFETLNFNGEIIDETDLIRRRWLDNNYYVFNANANYKKNNLDLIFGGSYSHYDGDHFGEVIWAEFASQSEIRDRYYDGNSKKNDLSVFTKANYKLNDKISLFGDLQVRNVTYKTTGTTSDIVEFAVDKNFTFFNPKAGVTYDLNADNSLYFSYARANREPNRTDFESNNAIEPEQLNDFELGWRHNKGNLVFNANAYYMLYNEQLVLSGRLDDVGNPIRTNSGKSYRLGLELEAVIPVVSKLTLQPNVTLSTNKNSETIVSFDGELQNLGKTDISFSPSIVAANAIVFQPIEHLQMSWLSKFVGEQFMSNTEAELSKLDSYFINDFNINYTLKTKSVFESIVFSGLVNNFFNVKYISNGYYYTYDDDFSNPGIVSTIEGVGYYPQATTNFLVGVTLNF, from the coding sequence ATGAAATCTAGTATTCTTAAAGTTCAATCTGATAATCTATTGTCATTATCTAGATTCAGTTTCGCCTTTCTAAATAATATAGCCGAAACTAAAATTTTATTCAACAATCTCTCAAAAAAACGAAAACAGAGATTAACAATTTCCATTTTTTTATTAAGTCTTTGCTCAGCTTTTGGGCAAGAGAAACAACAAGATTCTACTAAAGTTGAAAAACTAGACGAAGTTCTGGTAAAAGCCGTTCGTGTTGATGCAAAATCACCAATTACACACAGTAACGTATCCAAAGAAGAGTTGGCAAAACGTAATTTAGGACAGGACATTCCTGTTCTGCTTAACTATTTGCCTTCCGTAGTTACCACTACAGATGCTGGTGCAGGTGTCGGCTATACTGGGATTAGAGTTCGTGGTGTAAGTTCGCAATCTACAAATGTTACCATTAACGGAATTCCGTATAATGACGCGGAATCCTTAGGAACATTTTGGGTCAATTTAGGAGATTTTGCGTCTTCTGTTGAAAGTTTACAGCTTCAGCGTGGCGTTGGAACTTCAACAAACGGTTCTGGTGCTTTTGGTGCAAGCATTAACGTGTTGACGGATGCCGTTTCTAAAGACGCTTCAGGCGAAATTTCTAATTCCTTTGGGAGTTTTAATACTAGAAAACATACCGTAAAATTCAGTACAGGACAAATTTATTCGGATGCTGAGCGAAGTCGAAGTATTGAGATTGCTGGCCGTTTGTCAAATATTACGTCTGATGGTTATATTGATCGGGCTTCTGCAGATTTAAAATCCTATTTTTTACAAGGCTCTTATATTGATGATAACACTTTAATAAAGGCTATTACATTTGGTGGTAGCGAAGTCACTTATCAAGCTTGGAACGGTTTCGATCCAGATTACATTAGTGCCTTAGGAGCCAACCCAAATATTGATGAAAATAGACAATTCAACGTATCTGGTGCTTATTTTGATGACAATGATGTTCTTAAATTTTATGATAATGAAGTGGATAATTACAGTCAAGACCATTATCAATTACATTGGAACCAACGTTATGATAACCAATGGTCAACCACATTGAGCTTCAATTATACCAAAGGGCAAGGGTATTTTGAGCAATACAGAGAAGATGAGGATTTTGGTGACTATGGTTTTGAAACATTAAATTTTAATGGTGAAATAATTGACGAAACCGATTTAATTAGGAGGCGTTGGTTAGATAATAATTATTATGTTTTTAACGCTAATGCCAATTATAAAAAGAATAACCTAGATCTTATTTTTGGAGGCTCATACAGTCATTATGATGGTGATCATTTTGGTGAAGTGATCTGGGCAGAGTTTGCAAGTCAATCCGAAATTAGAGACCGATATTATGATGGCAATAGTAAAAAGAATGATTTATCAGTTTTTACGAAAGCGAATTATAAATTAAATGATAAAATAAGCCTATTCGGCGATTTGCAAGTTAGAAACGTAACCTATAAAACGACTGGTACAACTTCTGATATTGTAGAATTTGCCGTCGATAAAAATTTTACATTTTTCAATCCAAAAGCTGGTGTGACTTACGATCTTAATGCGGACAACAGTTTATATTTTTCTTATGCCAGAGCGAACAGAGAACCGAATAGAACTGACTTTGAAAGCAACAACGCTATAGAACCAGAACAACTCAATGATTTTGAACTGGGTTGGAGACACAACAAAGGAAACTTGGTGTTTAATGCCAATGCCTATTACATGTTATATAATGAGCAATTGGTCTTATCTGGTCGGTTGGATGACGTAGGAAATCCTATTAGAACCAACAGTGGTAAAAGTTACCGATTAGGTTTAGAATTGGAAGCCGTGATTCCTGTGGTTTCAAAGTTAACCTTACAGCCAAACGTCACGCTTAGCACCAATAAGAATAGTGAAACCATTGTTTCTTTTGATGGCGAATTACAGAATCTGGGTAAAACGGATATCTCATTTTCGCCAAGTATAGTCGCAGCCAATGCTATCGTATTTCAACCGATTGAACATCTTCAAATGTCTTGGTTAAGTAAATTTGTAGGTGAGCAATTTATGAGTAATACTGAAGCTGAATTATCAAAATTGGATAGTTATTTTATTAATGATTTCAATATTAATTACACCTTGAAAACCAAATCTGTTTTTGAATCTATAGTGTTTTCAGGATTAGTAAATAACTTTTTCAATGTCAAGTATATTTCTAACGGTTATTATTATACGTATGATGACGACTTTTCCAATCCAGGAATTGTTTCAACTATTGAGGGCGTAGGTTATTACCCACAAGCAACTACTAACTTTTTAGTTGGTGTAACCTTGAACTTTTAG
- a CDS encoding DUF3127 domain-containing protein — protein sequence MEVQGRIKMIGETQTFGSNGFRKREVVVTTEEQYPQHIMVEFVQDKTDLLNNYKEGQQVKININLRGREWVNPQGETKYFNSIQGWRIEALQAQAPSGDMPPVPPTEAFEPVSDLNEDDNDDLPF from the coding sequence ATGGAAGTACAAGGACGTATTAAAATGATAGGAGAGACTCAAACTTTTGGTAGTAATGGGTTTAGAAAAAGAGAAGTTGTAGTGACTACAGAAGAGCAATACCCACAACATATTATGGTGGAATTTGTTCAAGACAAAACAGATTTGTTAAACAACTACAAAGAAGGTCAGCAGGTTAAAATTAATATTAACCTAAGAGGAAGAGAATGGGTGAATCCACAAGGTGAAACTAAATATTTTAATTCTATACAAGGTTGGAGAATTGAAGCGTTACAAGCACAAGCTCCAAGTGGAGATATGCCTCCTGTACCACCAACAGAAGCTTTTGAGCCTGTTAGCGATTTAAACGAAGATGATAATGACGATTTACCTTTCTAG
- a CDS encoding DUF4301 family protein, whose translation MNFTEKDIKQIESKGLSLDEVKKQVHIFEAGIPFTNIAEAATTDSGIMTLNDSLIDMFIASFEAEKDKKTLLKFVPASGAATRMFKFLFQFVNQYNPDEQSLNSYINRNNLRELSLFMVGMEKFPFYREILASLKSKGINLETLPTQEKVWHFAKAMLDENQLNFGNQPKGLLPFHEYKKDHISTAFEEHLYEAALYASSNGLAKLHFTISEVHEDKFNEEFKNIKHDIEKNTGVTFDISFSYQQQSTDTIALTLDNEPFRKADGSILFRPSGHGALLTNLNNLNADVVFIKNIDNVVVYRYKEEVAKYKKVLAGILLELQTQTFEYLHELDSKAITEERLTTIENFLTNKLSIKISDEYKKYSDRYKVEYLQEKLNRPIRICGMVKNEGEPGGGPFWVKDHRSNQSLQIVESAQINLEDQKQADILNNATHFNPVDLVCGIKNYKGEKFDLANYVDPNTAFISQKTKNGKQLKALELPGLWNGSMAHWTTIFVEVPIITFNPVKTVNDLLKSPHQIKE comes from the coding sequence ATGAATTTTACAGAAAAAGATATAAAACAAATAGAGTCTAAAGGTTTAAGCTTAGATGAAGTAAAAAAACAAGTTCACATTTTCGAAGCTGGAATTCCATTTACAAACATTGCTGAAGCAGCGACGACTGATAGCGGAATAATGACATTGAATGATAGTTTAATTGACATGTTCATCGCATCATTCGAAGCAGAAAAAGATAAGAAAACGTTATTAAAATTTGTACCAGCATCAGGAGCTGCAACCCGAATGTTCAAATTTCTATTTCAGTTTGTCAACCAATATAATCCTGATGAACAATCACTTAATTCTTATATCAACAGAAACAATTTAAGGGAATTATCACTCTTTATGGTTGGGATGGAAAAATTTCCATTTTATAGAGAGATACTAGCGTCACTGAAATCTAAAGGTATAAACCTTGAAACGTTACCAACGCAAGAAAAAGTGTGGCATTTCGCAAAAGCGATGTTAGATGAAAACCAATTAAATTTTGGTAATCAACCTAAGGGATTGTTACCATTTCATGAGTATAAAAAAGACCATATTTCTACGGCCTTTGAAGAACATTTGTACGAAGCAGCCTTATACGCATCGAGTAATGGATTGGCTAAATTGCATTTCACTATTTCAGAAGTTCATGAAGATAAATTCAATGAGGAGTTTAAAAACATTAAACACGATATAGAGAAAAATACAGGCGTTACGTTTGATATTTCATTTTCATACCAACAGCAATCTACGGATACCATTGCGTTAACTTTGGATAACGAACCTTTTAGGAAAGCTGATGGCTCCATATTGTTTAGACCTTCTGGTCATGGCGCTTTATTGACAAACCTGAATAACCTCAATGCAGATGTTGTTTTTATTAAAAATATAGATAATGTCGTCGTCTATAGATACAAAGAAGAAGTTGCAAAATATAAAAAAGTGCTAGCAGGAATTCTTTTGGAATTACAAACCCAAACTTTTGAATATCTCCATGAATTAGATTCAAAAGCGATTACAGAAGAGCGTTTAACAACTATTGAGAATTTTCTAACAAATAAGTTAAGCATCAAAATATCTGATGAGTATAAAAAATATTCAGATCGTTATAAGGTGGAATACCTTCAGGAAAAACTAAACCGACCGATTCGTATCTGTGGCATGGTAAAAAATGAAGGCGAGCCAGGAGGCGGTCCATTTTGGGTAAAAGATCACAGATCTAACCAATCGCTTCAAATTGTGGAATCAGCTCAAATCAATTTAGAAGACCAAAAACAAGCAGATATACTAAATAACGCCACCCATTTTAACCCTGTGGATTTAGTTTGTGGTATAAAAAATTATAAAGGCGAAAAGTTTGATCTGGCAAACTACGTAGATCCTAACACCGCTTTCATTTCCCAAAAAACCAAAAACGGGAAACAACTAAAAGCATTGGAGCTGCCAGGACTTTGGAATGGAAGTATGGCACATTGGACGACGATTTTTGTTGAGGTACCAATCATCACTTTCAATCCTGTTAAAACCGTCAACGATCTGTTAAAATCACCACATCAAATTAAAGAATAG
- the greA gene encoding transcription elongation factor GreA codes for MSKVSYYTAEGLKKLRDELNQLKDVERPKASQAIAEARDKGDLSENAEYDAAKEAQGMLEMKISKMEEALSGARIIDESQLDLTKVLALSKVKIKNQTNGMEMTYTLVAESEADLASGKISINSPIGKGLLGKSVGDTAEIQVPNGTMKFDILEISR; via the coding sequence ATGAGTAAAGTATCTTATTACACCGCTGAAGGTTTAAAAAAATTACGGGACGAGTTAAACCAACTTAAAGATGTAGAACGTCCTAAAGCCTCACAAGCTATTGCAGAGGCAAGAGATAAAGGGGATTTAAGTGAAAATGCAGAATACGATGCTGCCAAAGAAGCACAAGGTATGCTAGAAATGAAAATTTCTAAAATGGAGGAAGCCTTATCTGGAGCCAGAATTATAGACGAGTCGCAATTAGATTTGACCAAAGTTTTAGCTTTATCAAAAGTGAAAATAAAAAATCAAACCAATGGTATGGAAATGACCTATACCTTGGTAGCGGAAAGTGAAGCTGATTTAGCGTCTGGTAAAATCTCTATTAATTCGCCAATAGGAAAAGGTTTATTAGGAAAATCTGTAGGAGATACTGCAGAAATTCAAGTACCAAATGGCACGATGAAGTTTGATATATTAGAGATTTCACGATAG
- a CDS encoding AAA family ATPase, with amino-acid sequence MEEALKQQPSDCIKVVLFGPESTGKTTLSIQLARHYNSVWVPEYARDYLQEKWNDERKTCEPKDLLPIAIGQMALENKLAQKTDSVLICDTDLLETKVYSEAYYSGTCDPVLDNYALKNFYDLYFLTYIDTPWEADDLRDKPNERERMFNAFETALKTYNKPYVLLKGSKEERLKIAVQHIDRLLNNKL; translated from the coding sequence ATGGAAGAAGCACTTAAACAACAGCCATCAGACTGCATAAAAGTAGTTTTGTTTGGACCAGAATCTACGGGAAAAACTACGCTATCTATACAATTGGCAAGGCATTATAATTCCGTTTGGGTGCCAGAATATGCACGGGATTATTTACAGGAAAAATGGAATGATGAACGTAAAACTTGTGAACCAAAAGATTTACTTCCCATAGCAATTGGACAGATGGCTCTTGAAAATAAACTGGCCCAAAAAACAGACTCAGTTTTAATCTGTGACACCGATTTATTGGAAACCAAAGTATATAGTGAAGCTTATTATTCAGGAACATGTGACCCGGTTTTAGACAATTACGCTTTAAAAAATTTTTACGATCTTTACTTTTTAACTTATATTGACACGCCTTGGGAAGCTGACGACCTTAGGGATAAACCCAATGAAAGAGAACGCATGTTCAACGCTTTTGAAACGGCTCTTAAAACTTACAATAAGCCTTATGTTTTATTAAAAGGAAGTAAAGAGGAACGTCTTAAGATTGCTGTTCAACATATTGATCGTCTATTAAATAACAAATTATGA
- a CDS encoding HIT family protein — MATLFTKIISGEIPSYKVAETEAFFAFLDINPNSKGHTLCIPKKEVNKIFDLDEDTYLGLMEFSRKVAIALEKAVPCERIGMSVIGLEVPHAHVHLIPLHTMDDARFSNKQKLEPQEFEAIAKKISSFL, encoded by the coding sequence ATGGCAACACTCTTCACGAAAATAATTTCAGGCGAAATACCGTCTTATAAGGTTGCCGAAACTGAAGCGTTTTTTGCGTTTTTGGATATTAACCCCAATTCCAAAGGGCATACACTTTGTATTCCAAAAAAAGAAGTCAATAAAATTTTCGATTTAGATGAGGATACCTACTTAGGATTGATGGAATTTTCTAGAAAAGTAGCTATCGCTTTAGAAAAAGCAGTGCCTTGCGAACGTATTGGAATGTCTGTAATTGGTTTAGAAGTTCCACATGCGCACGTTCATTTAATTCCACTTCATACTATGGATGATGCTCGTTTTTCAAACAAACAAAAATTAGAGCCTCAAGAATTCGAAGCTATTGCAAAGAAAATCAGCTCTTTTTTATAA
- the aat gene encoding leucyl/phenylalanyl-tRNA--protein transferase, which yields MHFLTQKIDFPDVSKASADGLLAIGGDLSPERLLFAYSKGIFPWFQDEEPILWWSPDPRFVLLPDDLKVSKSMKQVLKKDAFKVTTNKAFKAVVENCACAKRSDQYGTWITDDMIKAYVKLHRLGYAKSIEVWQNKELVGGLYGIEINDKVFCGESMFTKVSNASKVGFITFIQNSSYQLIDCQLHTKHLESLGAKNMPRNEFIKYLKPFSL from the coding sequence ATGCACTTTCTAACCCAAAAAATTGATTTTCCTGATGTGTCTAAAGCGTCTGCTGATGGCCTTTTGGCCATTGGAGGTGATCTGTCTCCAGAACGGTTATTGTTTGCCTATTCCAAAGGTATATTTCCATGGTTTCAAGATGAAGAACCCATTCTTTGGTGGTCGCCAGATCCGCGGTTTGTTTTGTTACCTGATGATTTAAAAGTGTCTAAAAGTATGAAACAAGTGCTTAAAAAAGACGCTTTTAAAGTGACTACAAATAAGGCTTTCAAAGCTGTTGTGGAAAACTGTGCGTGTGCAAAACGCAGTGACCAATATGGCACGTGGATTACTGATGATATGATAAAAGCTTACGTAAAACTTCATCGACTTGGTTACGCGAAGTCTATAGAGGTTTGGCAAAATAAAGAATTAGTTGGTGGCCTGTATGGTATTGAAATTAACGATAAAGTGTTTTGTGGCGAAAGCATGTTTACCAAAGTAAGCAATGCGAGTAAAGTGGGATTTATTACTTTTATTCAAAATTCAAGTTATCAACTTATAGACTGCCAACTGCACACTAAGCATTTGGAAAGTCTAGGTGCGAAAAATATGCCTAGAAACGAATTTATAAAATACCTTAAACCTTTTTCGTTATAA
- a CDS encoding DNA-3-methyladenine glycosylase I gives MNKNRCGWCVGNDLYEAYHDEEWGLPVYDDDTLFEFLILETFQAGLSWITILKKRENFRKAFDHFDYKKIANYTSDKVETLLQDKGIVRNRLKVNATITNAQAFMKIQEEYRSFSKYIWGFVDGKPIKNRLENYKNAPAHTPLSDAISKDLKKRGFKFVGSTVIYAHMQATGMVNDHEVSCFRYQEV, from the coding sequence ATGAATAAAAACAGATGTGGTTGGTGCGTTGGCAATGATTTATATGAAGCTTATCACGATGAAGAATGGGGCCTCCCTGTTTATGACGACGATACCTTGTTTGAATTTTTAATATTGGAAACCTTTCAGGCTGGTTTAAGTTGGATAACCATTTTAAAGAAGCGTGAAAACTTTAGAAAGGCCTTTGACCATTTTGATTATAAGAAAATTGCCAATTACACATCCGATAAAGTTGAAACCTTATTGCAAGATAAAGGAATTGTTAGAAACAGATTAAAAGTGAATGCCACTATTACCAATGCACAGGCTTTTATGAAAATTCAAGAGGAATATCGGTCGTTTTCTAAATATATTTGGGGTTTCGTGGATGGAAAACCTATAAAGAATCGTCTTGAAAATTATAAGAACGCTCCTGCGCATACGCCTTTGAGTGATGCTATAAGCAAAGATTTAAAAAAACGTGGATTTAAATTTGTAGGCTCAACGGTTATTTATGCCCACATGCAAGCTACAGGAATGGTAAATGATCATGAAGTATCTTGTTTCAGGTATCAAGAGGTTTAA
- a CDS encoding sensor histidine kinase: protein MTFSLNRNAIRWIIVVSSFIIISLILWNTYTFFQNFKAEERSKMKNWSFAQKEMRKTDNLNADIGELPLEILKSNTSTPMIKVSEDGSMEHNNIDEEKAKDSLYLIKLIEKFKNENEPIEIRYKDKILSTLYYGNSPLLNKLKYYPLALMLIIFLFAAVAYFFYRSSKIADQNKLWTGMAKETAHQIGTPLSSLVGWTEILKTENVNPEYIVEIEKDIDRLQTITERFSKIGSAPTLKSMDIVDVTKSSYAYLKARSSKLINFEIIIPEREISINLNEQLYSWTIENLVKNAIDAMKGKGDLKLELSQLENQVFINISDTGKGIPKSSYTKIFEPGYTTKKRGWGLGLSLAKRIIEDYHNGRIKVLTSEIGKGTTIQIMLKQV, encoded by the coding sequence ATGACTTTTAGCTTAAATAGAAATGCAATCCGTTGGATTATTGTCGTGTCTTCCTTTATTATCATTTCTCTTATTCTTTGGAATACTTATACGTTTTTTCAAAATTTTAAGGCCGAAGAACGTTCTAAAATGAAGAATTGGTCATTTGCCCAAAAAGAAATGCGTAAAACCGATAATCTTAATGCAGATATTGGGGAGTTGCCGCTAGAAATATTAAAAAGTAATACGTCTACACCCATGATAAAAGTTAGCGAAGATGGGAGTATGGAGCATAATAATATCGATGAAGAAAAAGCAAAGGATTCACTTTACCTTATTAAATTAATTGAAAAATTTAAAAATGAAAATGAGCCTATTGAAATACGCTATAAGGACAAAATATTATCTACATTATACTATGGTAACTCCCCATTATTAAACAAACTAAAATATTACCCTTTAGCTTTAATGCTTATTATTTTTCTGTTTGCTGCCGTTGCATATTTCTTCTATCGAAGTTCTAAAATTGCAGATCAGAATAAACTCTGGACAGGTATGGCAAAGGAAACAGCCCATCAGATTGGGACACCATTATCTTCTCTAGTTGGTTGGACAGAAATATTGAAAACCGAAAATGTAAATCCTGAATATATTGTTGAAATCGAAAAAGATATTGACCGGCTTCAAACCATAACTGAACGGTTTAGTAAAATTGGTTCTGCGCCAACATTAAAATCGATGGATATTGTTGATGTGACCAAATCGTCTTATGCGTATTTAAAAGCACGTTCTTCCAAGCTCATTAATTTTGAAATTATAATTCCTGAAAGGGAAATATCTATTAACCTCAACGAACAACTTTACAGCTGGACCATTGAAAATCTGGTCAAAAACGCCATAGATGCCATGAAAGGCAAAGGCGATTTAAAACTGGAATTATCACAGCTCGAAAACCAAGTATTCATCAATATTTCAGACACCGGAAAAGGGATTCCGAAGTCTTCCTATACTAAAATATTTGAGCCTGGTTACACTACCAAAAAGCGTGGTTGGGGACTTGGCTTGTCTTTAGCCAAGCGTATTATTGAAGATTATCACAACGGAAGAATAAAAGTGTTGACTTCTGAAATTGGTAAAGGAACGACGATTCAAATTATGTTGAAGCAGGTTTAA
- a CDS encoding GIY-YIG nuclease family protein: MKTIGNHNYYVYILTNKTKTVLYTGVTNNLKDRLYFHNNPEPFSKAFTKKYRCFYLIYHELFFDVETAIKREKEIKGWSRKKKEYLISQFNAEWEFLNETI, from the coding sequence ATGAAAACTATAGGGAATCACAATTACTATGTGTATATCCTAACAAACAAAACAAAAACCGTACTATATACTGGTGTCACAAACAATCTTAAAGATAGATTATATTTTCATAATAATCCAGAGCCATTTTCAAAAGCTTTTACTAAAAAGTATAGATGTTTTTATTTAATTTATCATGAGCTTTTTTTTGACGTTGAAACTGCTATAAAACGAGAAAAGGAAATTAAAGGCTGGAGTCGTAAGAAAAAAGAATACTTGATTTCACAATTTAATGCTGAGTGGGAATTTTTAAACGAGACTATCTAA
- the arfB gene encoding alternative ribosome rescue aminoacyl-tRNA hydrolase ArfB — protein MNSELLKSELNYKYVRSSGSGGQNVNKVSSKAELYFDLDNSQVFNDEEKQKLSEFFNNRLTKDGVLILASDESRSQFRNKALVTRRFLELIEEGLKEEKLRVPTRVPRKVKMKRLKNKRINAEKKANRKPPKLD, from the coding sequence GTGAATTCCGAATTACTAAAATCTGAATTAAACTACAAATATGTCCGAAGTTCAGGAAGTGGAGGTCAAAATGTAAACAAAGTATCCTCTAAAGCTGAATTATATTTTGACCTTGATAATTCCCAAGTCTTTAATGACGAAGAAAAACAAAAACTTTCTGAATTTTTCAATAATCGATTAACCAAAGACGGCGTATTAATCCTTGCTTCTGATGAGAGCAGAAGTCAATTTAGAAACAAGGCTTTAGTCACCCGACGATTTTTAGAATTGATTGAAGAAGGCTTAAAGGAAGAAAAGTTAAGGGTTCCGACTAGAGTTCCCAGAAAAGTCAAAATGAAACGCCTGAAGAACAAACGGATTAATGCTGAGAAAAAGGCCAATCGAAAGCCACCAAAATTAGATTAA
- a CDS encoding flavin reductase family protein → MLSYLPQDLSTGVLHSYLLSAIAPRPIAFASTIDADGHPNLSPFSFFNVFSANPPILIFSPARRVRDNTTKHTLGNVEATKEVVINVVNYDMVHQASLTSTEYPEGVNEFGKAGLTMLPSDIVKPFRVAESPIQLECKVNEIVHLGTEGGAGNLVICEVVKLHISEEVLNKDQTINQEALDLVARAGGSYYSRANKGFFEIPKPLASMGIGVDNMPEHVRNSMILTGNNLGMLANVEALPNKDEVNQFVADISERYPDIKTASHREKHKLAQNYLSYGDVKSAWKLLLS, encoded by the coding sequence ATGCTTTCATACCTCCCTCAGGACCTGTCAACAGGCGTTTTACACAGTTATTTATTAAGTGCTATTGCGCCAAGACCTATCGCTTTTGCGAGTACAATTGATGCTGATGGTCATCCTAATTTATCACCTTTTAGCTTTTTTAATGTGTTTAGTGCCAATCCTCCCATATTGATTTTTTCGCCAGCCAGGCGTGTAAGGGACAATACTACCAAACACACTTTGGGCAATGTTGAAGCGACCAAAGAGGTGGTCATTAATGTTGTAAATTACGATATGGTGCATCAGGCATCCTTAACCAGTACAGAATATCCTGAAGGGGTTAACGAATTTGGAAAAGCGGGTTTGACTATGCTTCCTTCAGATATTGTAAAACCGTTTAGAGTCGCAGAATCGCCAATACAATTGGAGTGTAAAGTAAATGAAATTGTACATTTAGGAACCGAAGGCGGAGCTGGTAATTTAGTGATATGCGAAGTGGTAAAACTTCATATTTCGGAAGAAGTTTTAAACAAAGATCAAACCATAAATCAGGAAGCTTTGGACTTAGTGGCAAGAGCAGGTGGAAGTTATTACAGTAGAGCGAACAAAGGCTTTTTTGAAATACCGAAACCATTAGCATCCATGGGAATTGGTGTTGATAATATGCCAGAGCATGTTAGAAATAGTATGATTTTAACAGGAAACAATCTCGGAATGCTTGCCAATGTTGAAGCTTTACCTAATAAAGACGAAGTAAATCAATTTGTTGCCGATATTTCTGAACGCTATCCAGACATTAAAACCGCATCGCATAGAGAAAAACATAAACTGGCTCAAAATTATTTGAGCTACGGAGACGTAAAAAGTGCTTGGAAGTTATTACTTTCGTAG